In the genome of Actinomadura graeca, one region contains:
- a CDS encoding M50 family metallopeptidase yields MAFLLGAVAFVVALLVSVMLHEGGHLLTAKRFGMKATQYFVGFGPTLWSWRRGETEYGVKAIPLGGFVKIVGYTPLEEIDPADRDRAFYRQPAGRRAVVIGAGVVVNLAFAFVLLMAMAMTVGVRDPGSVTTTVDEVTACVPEHVQDDCAGGGTRSPAAAAGLRAGDRVVSFGGVRVADWAELRAAIADAAPGRTVPVVVLRPGTSRPLTLPVRLAKVDGRPFLGMSARTVGEGYTREGPVDAAAFAGRAIGTTVAGIGKVLVDLPSAIPKLFTPERESTPGGQVGSVVGATEVSGQIFSSESTTRDKLTLYLSLVISVNIFLGALNVLPLLPLDGGHLAVVAYERARARVARFRGRPDPGTVDMTKLMPLTYLAVLLLVGLGVLLILADLVNPLRPPQ; encoded by the coding sequence ATGGCCTTTCTCCTCGGCGCCGTCGCCTTCGTCGTCGCGCTGCTGGTGTCGGTGATGCTGCACGAGGGCGGGCACCTCCTCACGGCCAAGCGGTTCGGGATGAAGGCCACCCAGTATTTCGTCGGGTTCGGCCCCACGCTGTGGTCGTGGCGCCGGGGGGAGACCGAGTACGGCGTCAAGGCGATCCCGCTGGGCGGCTTCGTGAAGATCGTCGGCTATACGCCGCTGGAGGAGATCGACCCCGCCGACCGGGACCGCGCGTTCTACCGGCAGCCGGCCGGGCGGCGCGCCGTCGTGATCGGCGCCGGGGTCGTCGTGAACCTCGCCTTCGCGTTCGTGCTGCTGATGGCGATGGCGATGACGGTCGGCGTCCGCGATCCCGGCTCGGTCACGACGACGGTGGACGAGGTCACGGCCTGCGTGCCCGAGCACGTCCAGGACGACTGCGCCGGCGGCGGGACGCGTTCCCCGGCGGCCGCGGCCGGGCTGCGCGCGGGTGACCGGGTGGTCTCCTTCGGCGGCGTCCGCGTCGCCGACTGGGCGGAGCTGCGCGCGGCCATCGCGGACGCGGCGCCGGGGCGGACGGTGCCGGTGGTGGTGCTGCGGCCGGGGACGTCCCGGCCGCTGACGCTGCCGGTGCGCCTGGCGAAGGTGGACGGGCGGCCGTTCCTCGGCATGTCCGCGCGGACGGTCGGCGAGGGGTACACCCGGGAGGGCCCCGTGGACGCCGCGGCGTTCGCCGGACGCGCCATCGGCACCACCGTCGCCGGTATCGGGAAGGTCCTGGTCGACCTCCCGTCCGCGATCCCCAAGCTGTTCACGCCGGAGCGCGAGAGCACGCCCGGCGGGCAGGTCGGCAGCGTCGTCGGAGCGACGGAGGTGTCCGGGCAGATCTTCTCCTCGGAGAGCACCACGCGCGACAAGCTCACCTTGTATCTGTCGCTGGTCATCTCGGTGAACATCTTCCTAGGGGCGCTCAACGTCCTGCCGTTGCTGCCCTTGGACGGCGGTCACCTGGCCGTGGTCGCCTATGAGCGCGCCCGCGCGCGTGTGGCCCGTTTCCGGGGCCGCCCGGATCCGGGAACGGTCGATATGACGAAGCTCATGCCGCTCACCTACCTGGCCGTGCTGCTGCTGGTGGGGCTGGGGGTGCTGCTGATCCTCGCGGACCTGGTCAATCCGCTCCGGCCGCCGCAATGA